A single window of Microplitis demolitor isolate Queensland-Clemson2020A chromosome 7, iyMicDemo2.1a, whole genome shotgun sequence DNA harbors:
- the LOC103575388 gene encoding odorant receptor 42b-like — protein MMLQICAKICILQYRFRMIITKLETNDYKGNDNLSVEKTNENSPKYLIAKWVESHIALLHLFKCANSLFAETVFIHYVINSFVMCTLTLLLSRSSFDISLIVNAFYFVLKCVQQFGQCASAHQVTLEFEDLRHVIFSTNWYAIDVGVQKLLTIIMSKTVEEVIFVSGYFVDLSLDSFKSIMKLSYTIFNVIDQ, from the exons ATGATGTTGCAAATTTGTGCTAAGATTTGTATACTCCAATATCGTTTTCGAATGATAATTACGAAATTAGAAACTAATGATTATAAGggtaatgataatttaagtgttgaaaaaactaatgaaaattcgccaaaatatttaattgctaaATGGGTCGAAAGTCATATTGCACTTTTACa tttattcaaATGTGCTAATAGCCTGTTTGCAGAAActgtttttattcattatgtTATTAATTCGTTTGTTATGTGTACACTGACACTTTTACTAAGTCGATCTAGTTTCGATATTTCCCTTATTGTTAatgcattttattttgttcttaAATGTGTTCAACAATTTGGTCAGTGTGCTTCTGCACATCAAGTAACTTTAGAG TTTGAAGATCTGCGTCACGtcattttttcaactaattgGTATGCCATTGATGTGGGAGTCCAAAAATTACTTACGATAATAATGTCAAAAACTGTAGAAGAGGTTATTTTCGTTAGTGGATATTTTGTTGATTTATCTCTGGATTCATTTAAAAGc ATAATGAAATTATCATACACTATCTTCAATGTGATTGATCAGTGA